In the Helianthus annuus cultivar XRQ/B chromosome 11, HanXRQr2.0-SUNRISE, whole genome shotgun sequence genome, one interval contains:
- the LOC110889028 gene encoding dehydration-responsive element-binding protein 2B, with protein MTPTVPPGVKGRRKMPNSRGHPKYVGVRQRPSGRWVAEIKDTMQKVRLWLGTFDTAEDAARAYDQAARTLRGANARTNFELPDSDSVCGLSENAEPFSFEEACGSGGDEGGLLGALKAKLYTKNGSNHAKVANTLLQPVCLTNIKKRKTPPCDQPAIVHDPISTQRVQADQDQLHQVQHHHVPDANELANCPNRYDELQWCYKPLPPATEPWPTEIPWLETSNANNQVMNPSSSLCDTGLLDSMWPEANQATTSQLTGTGGWPLGPQLVQHDYGWDGGGTVQSANSVAANASNWDPFVY; from the coding sequence ATGACGCCCACCGTGCCGCCAGGTGTTAAGGGCAGAAGAAAGATGCCAAACTCTAGAGGACATCCAAAGTATGTTGGGGTGAGGCAGCGGCCCTCAGGGCGCTGGGTGGCCGAGATCAAGGACACGATGCAGAAGGTTCGGTTATGGCTTGGGACTTTTGACACGGCTGAGGACGCTGCACGGGCGTATGACCAAGCTGCACGAACGTTGCGTGGGGCGAACGCGCGTACCAACTTTGAACTTCCGGATAGTGATAGTGTTTGTGGTTTGTCTGAGAACGCTGAGCCGTTTTCGTTTGAGGAAGCGTGTGGTTCGGGGGGTGATGAGGGTGGGCTTCTTGGTGCACTCAAGGCTAAGTTGTATACAAAGAATGGTTCAAACCATGCCAAAGTGGCTAACACCTTGTTGCAACCAGTTTGTTTAACCAATATAAAAAAGAGGAAAACGCCACCCTGTGATCAACCAGCGATTGTTCATGACCCCATAAGTACTCAGCGCGTGCAGGCTGATCAGGATCAACTTCATCAAGTCCAGCACCATCATGTTCCTGATGCCAATGAGCTTGCAAACTGCCCTAACCGCTATGACGAGTTGCAGTGGTGCTACAAGCCGCTACCGCCGGCAACTGAGCCGTGGCCTACGGAAATTCCATGGCTGGAGACTTCAAACGCGAACAACCAAGTCATGAATCCTTCAAGCAGCTTGTGTGACACAGGTCTTTTGGATTCCATGTGGCCGGAGGCTAATCAAGCAACGACTAGCCAGTTAACAGGAACAGGGGGGTGGCCGTTGGGTCCACAACTAGTGCAGCATGACTACGGGTGGGATGGTGGTGGCACGGTTCAGTCTGCTAATAGTGTTGCAGCCAATGCTTCGAATTGGGACCCTTTTGTTTATTGA